The genomic region AATGATCTGCAACCACTATTAGTGAACTAACTAGGACATGACCAGCTAACATGAcagattgaagagaaggatgacCAGTCTAATATTGTCTAACATGACAAGGATACTAATAGAACCCAAATTGATGAATTGTAAGAGATAGTTTCCACAGCTTGATTCAAGCAATGGATTTCCATacaaataaaatgcaaaaaaaaattaagatgCATATGCGGAATATTTATAAAGCCTATTAAACGTACTACTAGGAGTAAATGCTAAGATGATGTTTATTTTATACTGCAGTAATGAAGATTACTAAATTATAAGATGCATTACTAAAGTTAAATCTTCTCTAGTAAAAGAATGCTAACCTATATTCTTCAAGTGGAGTTGAAGGGTCTGGCTTTACAGCTTCTAGCTGCAATTTCAATGCTTTTGCAGATGACTCTCTTGGATGCAATATTGAATGATAGTCGAGCAATACCttataaaaatagaattaaattagAAAATATTATATGCAAATAAAATCTACAGGGAACTGGAATGtagaaaaatatacatttttaaaatGCAGATTATTGTACTGAGCTAAATTTATACCTTTTTCCAAGGAGCATTTTCACTGTGATCTAAAATTAAGAGATCATGTATTGAAAAGGAAATTTTTGATGCATAAACCCCACCATCGGGAAAGGCATCATACTGAAAGTCTACTCCATGCAATTCAACTTCCAAACAAGCACTTTCATTTCTTGTGCATTCTCCATTTGTAGTAAGAGAATCACATTTCTTCAAGATAGGCCAGTCTGAACCTGCAATCATCCTCCATTTGACACTGAAGTTCTTAAGCAAGATTCGACCTAGTTCCTGCAAATTTTTGGAGGCTGAGATAGAAGCTCCAACAACACTGGACAAGTTGTCTTCATCGTCTTGTGATCTACAATTGTTCCGGAAATTAACTTCTGAGCAATGATTTTCCAAGACTGTCACTGTTGTGTCATACCAAACACCCTTTCCATCCACAACATTAGTTGAGGGCATGTTCTTGGTGATTCTAGGCCTCTCTGGTTCCCCAAACGATAGTTTCTTGCTTTCAGACCTTTGTGAGCTGGCAAATACTTCAGGATGATAATAATAATCTTCTATAACAGGAAATAAGACATCCACTCCCCCACCTTGAATGCCTGCTTTAGGCTCGCTTGGTATTCTGTCTTTCACTGTATAATCTAAATTCACAACAGATGTAGAAGCTGTATAATCCAAAGAACATCCTTCCTCTACAACAGGTCCACTAACAAGAAAATGAGACTCGCCTTTGCATGTAGAACCCAAAACTGCGCCATTTTCAACTACTCCTTTCAAGTTTATTCTTGGAGAAAAAGCATTTTCAAGAATGCCAACCAACAACCCAGCTAGTGCATCTTCACAACTATCAGAGTCAtccatatcctcatcatcaccatcagATGCGTCAACATTCCTGTTAACTTGGGATGAACCCTCAGAATTTTCTCTGTTGACCTTCATTAGACTTCCCTGCTTGCTGTCCCTTAGCCTTGTCTGTAGATGCACAAACGACTCTTCAAAATCAGGTGCAAATAGTTGCTGAAGCTGCACAACCAAACGCATAAGAGTTGCAGTTGTGTCATAACAAGTTTTTAACAAAATCTGATATTCGTTACATGTAACTTCCCAAAGAAGGTTGTCGTTACAATTCATTCTTACTACCACTTTCATTGAAGCCACTTCACCAATCTTCACATACCCTTGAGAGAGTAATGCATTTGCATCATAACCTTGTTTGCTACTTCTTCGTTTTGATATGTCTAAAACCAGAAGTCCTACATCTTGGAAGAAGACGTTGTACTTTTTCTCGACAGTATTTGACTTAGTCTGAATTGAAAGACAGACTGAAGAAGCAGCTAAAACACATGCCACTGGTGAGCATTCCTCTTCAATTGAATTACTGTGGTTGCCAGAACTTGGGGGCACACTTGTCCCGGAACTTCTTATGGTTGGAAACCTAAAAAAAGGTTCATAACTCACAGCAACATCTACTAATTCTAGTAAAAAGGAAGTGGCATAGGAACTGTCATGTGAATTGGTATCAGTTCCTTCTGCACCAGTATCAGGACATCGATGTTTATCAATAGCAGATTGACTAAAGAATGAAATGACTGCAGCCAACCAGTCAAGCCGACCACCAGGAGCAATGAGTGTACTGCAGCGGATTACAACAGTTGTAAGACTCTGCAATTGTTGTGGGTGGCTAACATGTATGATTGTTGTTCCTGGATTACCACTGGACAATACATTAGCCCCTCCCCCATCACCGCGTCTTAGAACATTCCTTTTGCAATGTAATAAATCAAAATGTTTGACTGCTTCAGATGATTTTTCCATTCTATCACTCAGTGATCCTTGCAGCAATCCCTCATCATGACTCAACCAAAAGTAAGAGGCTCCAGAGACACCTCCAAGGTTTGACACTGACAAAGTATCAAATTCCTGAACTCTTAAGCTAAAGTCAGCCCATAAACCAGGAAGTTCCTTCTTCATTGATGCCCTTATGTCCAGCAATTCTTTCAAATGCACGGCAATATCAACAACCTTACACTCTAAGAGAAATGATATCTGTGATACCTTTGAGCAAAGGCCTTCACCCGTGTAGGACTGGCTTTCACTGTCATGATTTTCTGAATTTGAAGATATTCTTGTGTGCCCATcaaaaccaacacaatcaatgagATCACTTAGAAGATTGACTATCACAATGTGTTCAGAGCCATATAGATCAACCTTTGCATGTGGtagagaaaagaaaataaataaggtTGAACTTTGGATCATCTTCTCTCGAATGTGAGAATCATTATCTTCTAAAGCTCCTGCAGTAGTTGCGCGTATAAATTCTTGGTTGTTTGGAATGACTTTAGCATTTTCAATTTCTCTTGTCCAGTGTTTATTGGCTGATTCCCATACCTTTTCTGCAATCCTACTCCCTGATCCAGGAGCCTCCTGCCACTGGATGCCAACGGTTGaatagtttttttctttttcactgcaCACACTGAAAACTTTCCGAGCCTGAAGTGAAAGTTCTTTGGCGGCACCATTCATCCACTCACCCTCATTCTTTTTATTAGGTGAAATCAAAAAAAGATTACACTCCCCCACATTTAGACTGATAGAACTTGACGGAGAGATGTAACAATCTTTTAGAGAACTTTCCTGTTGTTTGAGAACCGTTTTAGGCTGGCATTTACTTAAATGTACACAATCAGACGTATCAATACAAAGGAAATTGTGTGTTAGAGAGTGTGGATTAATGCTCTTGCTGCTTTCCTTTGGAAAACACAGAATAACCCTAGAAGATGATACAAGAACAGTACCCCGTATGCTCCCTTTTGAGGAATCATTTCCTCCTGTAGAAGAATAGTCATTTGTTGGTTCATCTGAAACTTTGTTGAGTTTGCCAGATACATTCTCAATTGCTTGAGTCAAATGCCACAGTCGATTTGCCATGTAAAAATCAACCCATAAAACAAATGGCTCAAGCTGTACATCAAAATTTGTGCAGCTAATTTTGGAGTTGATACAGTTAGAATCAGCAAATCGATAAATCAAGGAAATCTGATGATCAGAATCAGACTTAGAAGTTAACAATTTAACCTTAACCATGTTAGCCATGTTGTTTGCTGCATTAGAAGTCTGCAGAGATAGGGGAAAGGAGGGCAGCACATCTTCAACTTCAGATTGTAAGCTACTGATGGATAACATACTAGTTTTGATGTGCTCTTCAAAATTTGGCAAGCTGCAACTCACTTTTTTCTCACCATCTTCAGGAAGGTATTCAAATATTTCAAATTGCTTCATACCTGCTTTGAACCTCACTTCTTCATCTGTGACCTGCCAACACCAATCACAAAGAATCAGTTGGCCAACCAAGCTTAATAAAATATGTCAATATGTCAATAGTAGGCCAGCCTTTGATCCAACAATCCTTACTTGAAAGGTAAATTTCAAATTTTCGAAGTTGGCTTCCAAAAACAAATTTTCTGTGGCCCAACACCTAGCCTCCTGTTGCAGACATTCAAACCTTGACTTTTCCATGGAAGATGCAAAACTAGCATTGCTGTCTGCTAGGGAACTGGCCCTCAAGCCATCCAATCGTCCAGTATTCATATGTGAAAATGTACATATACCATCCAAATCACTTAAACGATTATGATTCAGATCTTCAATTGCAAGAATCACCGAGAAACCAGCCAATTTTGTCTTCAGATTGCATTCCACCCGTTGTTCTCCTGCAGACAAAAAAGAAAAATACTGATTTTATAAAGATCGAGGAAGAAATGAATTTTTTGAATCTAGGACATTTCTAACTTAAATTCACATATGTTATTGTAAAAGACACATTATGAACAAGCATTAACTGTCGCCATTTGCACCCACAAAATGCAGATTGCAGAATTATTTTCTTTTAACACATTGAACTCTTACTTGACCTGACTTAATAACACTGAAAGGAAAATTTCAATGGCTATTAATTTAACCAAATTTAGAATGCTTAGTTTGTTATTCCTAATTTGTTGTGCATTCACATGAAACAAACACAGCTAAAGAAATTCTGTATCCATTAAAACTTTAAATAATTTGCCTAAAAAATGTACTCAATTAATCCCAGAAAATATCACCAAATTCCAACCCTGTCATGGAAGTGAATTTACACTTCTAATTTACATAGCCATAGAACATCCAAAACCCAGTATTTTGGGATGTCTTCACCGGCTGAATCCTAGATTACCTATATGTAGATCATCTACCGTTATGGTTGACTACACATCAGTTTCTGCTTGATCAGCTGCTGTTGCCCTCTTGCTAAAATTTTTAATAAACTAATGTATTTATTGATGCCACGTGACATAAGCAAATAGAATATCATTCAAAAATGTCAAACACTTACCAGAATTTATGAGTACCGGTCCATTAGAAAGGGTAGAAGCAGCAGTTATAGCACTAAAAACTGAATAAGTCAAACCCAGTAAGCTGCTACTAGCTGGTCCAACTTGAAAGCTCCGTGCACCATCAAAACACtcaaagaattcatcaatgctGTAAGTGCAATTACAATTCAGACATTTAGAATTATGATATATCTTCCCAAATGCCAAATTGGGAAAGGTAAAAATACGATAGAATATTTGATGCATTAACAGAAACTAGAGATAAAATCTACCAAAAGATTAAGCACAGCAAGAAGAGCATAACAAATACCTTTCTTCTAGATCAACTCTTTGCATCCAGTTAGATATGAACCTTGACTCCGGAAACAAAGTAGATTTTGCAGTTTCCTCCATCACTGATGCAGATACGCTTGAAAATGACTCTGCACATGAACTAAACATTCCCTCATTCATCAGTGATTCACTAGGGCAGCGATCACATGCATGCTCATCATGACCAAGCCCCAGATTTTGTCCCTTATTCTTAGGAACAATTGTAGGTTGACTGTCAGTCCCTTTATATCCTCCAAGAGAGTGAAACAACAAAATCAATCTTTCTATTGTACATAGCTGCAATCTCAATGTAACAGGATCAATGAGAATTTCAGCATCAATTTTGGGAATATCTGTGCAGCCACTTTTCCAAGGTATGCTTAACTGAACAGATCCAGAGAAGCCAACATCATTACCTTCTATGATTGGCACAAAGTTGTCACAAATACCACTTCTTGCTCTGTTACCAGTTAAAATCGATGCAATATGTGTTTCTGCTTGTGCATCCATGTACGGTGGTGCATCATAAAGATCAATTCTTGCACCACAAAACTTTATAATTGGCATCAACATAACCACTCCTTTTAAATCTTCAGAAGCATAAACATTTTCGCAAGAACTGCCAGACACCCTAGTTCCATATTCTATTTCTGGCATTCGAAGTACCAAAATACTATGAGATTGACAACTGCTTTCAAATCCCGATGCTGTACTAGATGTCTTTGTTCCCTCCTCAAATGCAATAACAAGATTCTTTATTTTAACACGAAGACCCAGAAGCAGACTTTCCACCTTCTTTACAATCATCTGAACTCCATCATGCACACCTGGATAATTGAAGACT from Cryptomeria japonica chromosome 3, Sugi_1.0, whole genome shotgun sequence harbors:
- the LOC131034232 gene encoding autophagy-related protein 2 isoform X8, encoding MEWFTKRAIKFGLKKFLGKFILGELDLEGLDVQLGAGTIQLNLLQLNTQYLNQQLGAAAVSVKEGFINKLSIKIPWKVPIDNCEVELEDVVLVLSPRTEVRTSECTDECSISEACSKPSSSRLAAEHVKGSKVHEKGVFNYPGVHDGVQMIVKKVESLLLGLRVKIKNLVIAFEEGTKTSSTASGFESSCQSHSILVLRMPEIEYGTRVSGSSCENVYASEDLKGVVMLMPIIKFCGARIDLYDAPPYMDAQAETHIASILTGNRARSGICDNFVPIIEGNDVGFSGSVQLSIPWKSGCTDIPKIDAEILIDPVTLRLQLCTIERLILLFHSLGGYKGTDSQPTIVPKNKGQNLGLGHDEHACDRCPSESLMNEGMFSSCAESFSSVSASVMEETAKSTLFPESRFISNWMQRVDLEESIDEFFECFDGARSFQVGPASSSLLGLTYSVFSAITAASTLSNGPVLINSGEQRVECNLKTKLAGFSVILAIEDLNHNRLSDLDGICTFSHMNTGRLDGLRASSLADSNASFASSMEKSRFECLQQEARCWATENLFLEANFENLKFTFQVTDEEVRFKAGMKQFEIFEYLPEDGEKKVSCSLPNFEEHIKTSMLSISSLQSEVEDVLPSFPLSLQTSNAANNMANMVKVKLLTSKSDSDHQISLIYRFADSNCINSKISCTNFDVQLEPFVLWVDFYMANRLWHLTQAIENVSGKLNKVSDEPTNDYSSTGGNDSSKGSIRGTVLVSSSRVILCFPKESSKSINPHSLTHNFLCIDTSDCVHLSKCQPKTVLKQQESSLKDCYISPSSSISLNVGECNLFLISPNKKNEGEWMNGAAKELSLQARKVFSVCSEKEKNYSTVGIQWQEAPGSGSRIAEKVWESANKHWTREIENAKVIPNNQEFIRATTAGALEDNDSHIREKMIQSSTLFIFFSLPHAKVDLYGSEHIVIVNLLSDLIDCVGFDGHTRISSNSENHDSESQSYTGEGLCSKVSQISFLLECKVVDIAVHLKELLDIRASMKKELPGLWADFSLRVQEFDTLSVSNLGGVSGASYFWLSHDEGLLQGSLSDRMEKSSEAVKHFDLLHCKRNVLRRGDGGGANVLSSGNPGTTIIHVSHPQQLQSLTTVVIRCSTLIAPGGRLDWLAAVISFFSQSAIDKHRCPDTGAEGTDTNSHDSSYATSFLLELVDVAVSYEPFFRFPTIRSSGTSVPPSSGNHSNSIEEECSPVACVLAASSVCLSIQTKSNTVEKKYNVFFQDVGLLVLDISKRRSSKQGYDANALLSQGYVKIGEVASMKVVVRMNCNDNLLWEVTCNEYQILLKTCYDTTATLMRLVVQLQQLFAPDFEESFVHLQTRLRDSKQGSLMKVNRENSEGSSQVNRNVDASDGDDEDMDDSDSCEDALAGLLVGILENAFSPRINLKGVVENGAVLGSTCKGESHFLVSGPVVEEGCSLDYTASTSVVNLDYTVKDRIPSEPKAGIQGGGVDVLFPVIEDYYYHPEVFASSQRSESKKLSFGEPERPRITKNMPSTNVVDGKGVWYDTTVTVLENHCSEVNFRNNCRSQDDEDNLSSVVGASISASKNLQELGRILLKNFSVKWRMIAGSDWPILKKCDSLTTNGECTRNESACLEVELHGVDFQYDAFPDGGVYASKISFSIHDLLILDHSENAPWKKVLLDYHSILHPRESSAKALKLQLEAVKPDPSTPLEEYSFGFCTRRFI
- the LOC131034232 gene encoding autophagy-related protein 2 isoform X7, with the translated sequence MEWFTKRAIKFGLKKFLGKFILGELDLEGLDVQLGAGTIQLNLLQLNTQYLNQQLGAAAVSVKEGFINKLSIKIPWKVPIDNCEVELEDVVLVLSPRTEVRTSECTDECSISEACSKPSSSRLAAEHVKGSKVHEKGVFNYPGVHDGVQMIVKKVESLLLGLRVKIKNLVIAFEEGTKTSSTASGFESSCQSHSILVLRMPEIEYGTRVSGSSCENVYASEDLKGVVMLMPIIKFCGARIDLYDAPPYMDAQAETHIASILTGNRARSGICDNFVPIIEGNDVGFSGSVQLSIPWKSGCTDIPKIDAEILIDPVTLRLQLCTIERLILLFHSLGGYKGTDSQPTIVPKNKGQNLGLGHDEHACDRCPSESLMNEGMFSSCAESFSSVSASVMEETAKSTLFPESRFISNWMQRVDLEESIDEFFECFDGARSFQVGPASSSLLGLTYSVFSAITAASTLSNGPVLINSGEQRVECNLKTKLAGFSVILAIEDLNHNRLSDLDGICTFSHMNTGRLDGLRASSLADSNASFASSMEKSRFECLQQEARCWATENLFLEANFENLKFTFQVTDEEVRFKAGMKQFEIFEYLPEDGEKKVSCSLPNFEEHIKTSMLSISSLQSEVEDVLPSFPLSLQTSNAANNMANMVKVKLLTSKSDSDHQISLIYRFADSNCINSKISCTNFDVQLEPFVLWVDFYMANRLWHLTQAIENVSGKLNKVSDEPTNDYSSTGGNDSSKGSIRGTVLVSSSRVILCFPKESSKSINPHSLTHNFLCIDTSDCVHLSKCQPKTVLKQQESSLKDCYISPSSSISLNVGECNLFLISPNKKNEGEWMNGAAKELSLQARKVFSVCSEKEKNYSTVGIQWQEAPGSGSRIAEKVWESANKHWTREIENAKVIPNNQEFIRATTAGALEDNDSHIREKMIQSSTLFIFFSLPHAKVDLYGSEHIVIVNLLSDLIDCVGFDGHTRISSNSENHDSESQSYTGEGLCSKVSQISFLLECKVVDIAVHLKELLDIRASMKKELPGLWADFSLRVQEFDTLSVSNLGGVSGASYFWLSHDEGLLQGSLSDRMEKSSEAVKHFDLLHCKRNVLRRGDGGGANVLSSGNPGTTIIHVSHPQQLQSLTTVVIRCSTLIAPGGRLDWLAAVISFFSQSAIDKHRCPDTGAEGTDTNSHDSSYATSFLLELVDVAVSYEPFFRFPTIRSSGTSVPPSSGNHSNSIEEECSPVACVLAASSVCLSIQTKSNTVEKKYNVFFQDVGLLVLDISKRRSSKQGYDANALLSQGYVKIGEVASMKVVVRMNCNDNLLWEVTCNEYQILLKTCYDTTATLMRLVVQLQQLFAPDFEESFVHLQTRLRDSKQGSLMKVNRENSEGSSQVNRNVDASDGDDEDMDDSDSCEDALAGLLVGILENAFSPRINLKGVVENGAVLGSTCKGESHFLVSGPVVEEGCSLDYTASTSVVNLDYTVKDRIPSEPKAGIQGGGVDVLFPVIEDYYYHPEVFASSQRSESKKLSFGEPERPRITKNMPSTNVVDGKGVWYDTTVTVLENHCSEVNFRNNCRSQDDEDNLSSVVGASISASKNLQELGRILLKNFSVKWRMIAGSDWPILKKCDSLTTNGECTRNESACLEVELHGVDFQYDAFPDGGVYASKISFSIHDLLILDHSENAPWKKVLLDYHSILHPRESSAKALKLQLEAVKPDPSTPLEEYRLFVKLHPLRLHLDQSQLDFFIEFFSQLAALASVQGDSSSQMSSNRSIPVHATDAMTENNLLPFFQKCEIRPLTIHVDYIPRRFNFVALKGGNYAELLNLFSWKGINLHLKHVEAAGVYGWARISEIVIDEWLEDITQNQVHKLVKGAAPIRSLCAVGSGAAKLVSVPAEHYRKDRRLVKGVRKV
- the LOC131034232 gene encoding autophagy-related protein 2 isoform X2, with product MEWFTKRAIKFGLKKFLGKFILGELDLEGLDVQLGAGTIQLNLLQLNTQYLNQQLGAAAVSVKEGFINKLSIKIPWKVPIDNCEVELEDVVLVLSPRTEVRTSECTDECSISEACSKPSSSRLAAEHVKGSKVHEKGVFNYPGVHDGVQMIVKKVESLLLGLRVKIKNLVIAFEEGTKTSSTASGFESSCQSHSILVLRMPEIEYGTRVSGSSCENVYASEDLKGVVMLMPIIKFCGARIDLYDAPPYMDAQAETHIASILTGNRARSGICDNFVPIIEGNDVGFSGSVQLSIPWKSGCTDIPKIDAEILIDPVTLRLQLCTIERLILLFHSLGGYKGTDSQPTIVPKNKGQNLGLGHDEHACDRCPSESLMNEGMFSSCAESFSSVSASVMEETAKSTLFPESRFISNWMQRVDLEESIDEFFECFDGARSFQVGPASSSLLGLTYSVFSAITAASTLSNGPVLINSGEQRVECNLKTKLAGFSVILAIEDLNHNRLSDLDGICTFSHMNTGRLDGLRASSLADSNASFASSMEKSRFECLQQEARCWATENLFLEANFENLKFTFQVTDEEVRFKAGMKQFEIFEYLPEDGEKKVSCSLPNFEEHIKTSMLSISSLQSEVEDVLPSFPLSLQTSNAANNMANMVKVKLLTSKSDSDHQISLIYRFADSNCINSKISCTNFDVQLEPFVLWVDFYMANRLWHLTQAIENVSGKLNKVSDEPTNDYSSTGGNDSSKGSIRGTVLVSSSRVILCFPKESSKSINPHSLTHNFLCIDTSDCVHLSKCQPKTVLKQQESSLKDCYISPSSSISLNVGECNLFLISPNKKNEGEWMNGAAKELSLQARKVFSVCSEKEKNYSTVGIQWQEAPGSGSRIAEKVWESANKHWTREIENAKVIPNNQEFIRATTAGALEDNDSHIREKMIQSSTLFIFFSLPHAKVDLYGSEHIVIVNLLSDLIDCVGFDGHTRISSNSENHDSESQSYTGEGLCSKVSQISFLLECKVVDIAVHLKELLDIRASMKKELPGLWADFSLRVQEFDTLSVSNLGGVSGASYFWLSHDEGLLQGSLSDRMEKSSEAVKHFDLLHCKRNVLRRGDGGGANVLSSGNPGTTIIHVSHPQQLQSLTTVVIRCSTLIAPGGRLDWLAAVISFFSQSAIDKHRCPDTGAEGTDTNSHDSSYATSFLLELVDVAVSYEPFFRFPTIRSSGTSVPPSSGNHSNSIEEECSPVACVLAASSVCLSIQTKSNTVEKKYNVFFQDVGLLVLDISKRRSSKQGYDANALLSQGYVKIGEVASMKVVVRMNCNDNLLWEVTCNEYQILLKTCYDTTATLMRLVVQLQQLFAPDFEESFVHLQTRLRDSKQGSLMKVNRENSEGSSQVNRNVDASDGDDEDMDDSDSCEDALAGLLVGILENAFSPRINLKGVVENGAVLGSTCKGESHFLVSGPVVEEGCSLDYTASTSVVNLDYTVKDRIPSEPKAGIQGGGVDVLFPVIEDYYYHPEVFASSQRSESKKLSFGEPERPRITKNMPSTNVVDGKGVWYDTTVTVLENHCSEVNFRNNCRSQDDEDNLSSVVGASISASKNLQELGRILLKNFSVKWRMIAGSDWPILKKCDSLTTNGECTRNESACLEVELHGVDFQYDAFPDGGVYASKISFSIHDLLILDHSENAPWKKVLLDYHSILHPRESSAKALKLQLEAVKPDPSTPLEEYRLFVKLHPLRLHLDQSQLDFFIEFFSQLAALASVQGDSSSQMSSNRSIPVHATDAMTENNLLPFFQKCEIRPLTIHVDYIPRRFNFVALKGGNYAELLNLFSWKGINLHLKHVEAAGVYGWARISEIVIDEWLEDITQNQVHKLVKGAAPIRSLCAVGSGAAKLVSVPAEHYRKDRRLVKGVRKGLTQWKTGSMVMASVICP
- the LOC131034232 gene encoding autophagy-related protein 2 isoform X4, whose translation is MEWFTKRAIKFGLKKFLGKFILGELDLEGLDVQLGAGTIQLNLLQLNTQYLNQQLGAAAVSVKEGFINKLSIKIPWKVPIDNCEVELEDVVLVLSPRTEVRTSECTDECSISEACSKPSSSRLAAEHVKGSKVHEKGVFNYPGVHDGVQMIVKKVESLLLGLRVKIKNLVIAFEEGTKTSSTASGFESSCQSHSILVLRMPEIEYGTRVSGSSCENVYASEDLKGVVMLMPIIKFCGARIDLYDAPPYMDAQAETHIASILTGNRARSGICDNFVPIIEGNDVGFSGSVQLSIPWKSGCTDIPKIDAEILIDPVTLRLQLCTIERLILLFHSLGGYKGTDSQPTIVPKNKGQNLGLGHDEHACDRCPSESLMNEGMFSSCAESFSSVSASVMEETAKSTLFPESRFISNWMQRVDLEESIDEFFECFDGARSFQVGPASSSLLGLTYSVFSAITAASTLSNGPVLINSGEQRVECNLKTKLAGFSVILAIEDLNHNRLSDLDGICTFSHMNTGRLDGLRASSLADSNASFASSMEKSRFECLQQEARCWATENLFLEANFENLKFTFQVTDEEVRFKAGMKQFEIFEYLPEDGEKKVSCSLPNFEEHIKTSMLSISSLQSEVEDVLPSFPLSLQTSNAANNMANMVKVKLLTSKSDSDHQISLIYRFADSNCINSKISCTNFDVQLEPFVLWVDFYMANRLWHLTQAIENVSGKLNKVSDEPTNDYSSTGGNDSSKGSIRGTVLVSSSRVILCFPKESSKSINPHSLTHNFLCIDTSDCVHLSKCQPKTVLKQQESSLKDCYISPSSSISLNVGECNLFLISPNKKNEGEWMNGAAKELSLQARKVFSVCSEKEKNYSTVGIQWQEAPGSGSRIAEKVWESANKHWTREIENAKVIPNNQEFIRATTAGALEDNDSHIREKMIQSSTLFIFFSLPHAKVDLYGSEHIVIVNLLSDLIDCVGFDGHTRISSNSENHDSESQSYTGEGLCSKVSQISFLLECKVVDIAVHLKELLDIRASMKKELPGLWADFSLRVQEFDTLSVSNLGGVSGASYFWLSHDEGLLQGSLSDRMEKSSEAVKHFDLLHCKRNVLRRGDGGGANVLSSGNPGTTIIHVSHPQQLQSLTTVVIRCSTLIAPGGRLDWLAAVISFFSQSAIDKHRCPDTGAEGTDTNSHDSSYATSFLLELVDVAVSYEPFFRFPTIRSSGTSVPPSSGNHSNSIEEECSPVACVLAASSVCLSIQTKSNTVEKKYNVFFQDVGLLVLDISKRRSSKQGYDANALLSQGYVKIGEVASMKVVVRMNCNDNLLWEVTCNEYQILLKTCYDTTATLMRLVVQLQQLFAPDFEESFVHLQTRLRDSKQGSLMKVNRENSEGSSQVNRNVDASDGDDEDMDDSDSCEDALAGLLVGILENAFSPRINLKGVVENGAVLGSTCKGESHFLVSGPVVEEGCSLDYTASTSVVNLDYTVKDRIPSEPKAGIQGGGVDVLFPVIEDYYYHPEVFASSQRSESKKLSFGEPERPRITKNMPSTNVVDGKGVWYDTTVTVLENHCSEVNFRNNCRSQDDEDNLSSVVGASISASKNLQELGRILLKNFSVKWRMIAGSDWPILKKCDSLTTNGECTRNESACLEVELHGVDFQYDAFPDGGVYASKISFSIHDLLILDHSENAPWKKVLLDYHSILHPRESSAKALKLQLEAVKPDPSTPLEEYRLFVKLHPLRLHLDQSQLDFFIEFFSQLAALASVQGDSSSQMSSNRSIPVHATDAMTENNLLPFFQKCEIRPLTIHVDYIPRRFNFVALKGGNYAELLNLFSWKGINLHLKHVEAAGVYGWARISEIVIDEWLEDITQNQVHKLVKGAAPIRSLCAVGSGAAKLVSVPAEHYRKDRRLVKGVRKGLTQF